The proteins below come from a single Magnetospirillum sp. WYHS-4 genomic window:
- a CDS encoding antibiotic biosynthesis monooxygenase, translated as MHVTLVHVHVKPEAVEAFVEATHRNHLGSVAEPGNRRFDILQDAGLPTHFVLYEAFASEADAKAHKETRHYREWRDTVAGMMAESRRGESFVGLYPRV; from the coding sequence ATGCACGTCACCCTTGTCCATGTCCACGTGAAGCCGGAGGCGGTCGAGGCCTTCGTCGAGGCCACCCACCGCAACCACCTGGGTTCGGTGGCCGAACCGGGCAATCGGCGTTTCGACATCCTCCAGGACGCCGGCCTGCCGACGCACTTCGTGCTTTACGAGGCCTTCGCCAGCGAGGCCGACGCCAAGGCCCACAAGGAGACCCGCCACTATCGGGAATGGCGCGATACGGTGGCCGGCATGATGGCCGAATCGCGTCGGGGCGAGTCCTTCGTCGGCCTCTATCCCAGGGTCTGA
- a CDS encoding iron-containing alcohol dehydrogenase, with the protein MDPFAGFAIARLPRLRFGDGTVASLPEEVAALGRRVLIVTGARSFPASPHWPVLLEGLAARGVAWEHFAVAGEPGPDLVDEAAARFRGAGIEVVLGIGGGSALDAAKAIAGLIPVGRSVMDYLEGVGPELPYEGPALPFVAAPTTAGTGSEATRNAVLGRQGPQGFKKSFRHDSLVARVAVVDPTLLATCPPAVLAADGMDAFTQLLESYVSLKASPFTDALVWSGLQAFAEGFFPVWEGGEGRAEGRRRLAYASLVSGIALAQTGLGSVHGMAPALGSLFGISHGLACGTLVAEATDVNIAALAVRNPASPALGKYAAVGRLLAGKPGADDAEARRRLVWILREWTDRLELARLGEFAVGEPDFPRIAAGSRGSSMKTNPLVLDDAEIVEVLRRRL; encoded by the coding sequence ATGGACCCGTTCGCCGGTTTCGCCATCGCCCGCCTGCCACGCCTGCGGTTCGGGGACGGTACCGTCGCCTCCCTGCCCGAGGAGGTGGCGGCCCTGGGACGCAGGGTGCTGATCGTCACCGGCGCCCGGTCCTTTCCGGCGTCGCCCCACTGGCCTGTCTTGCTGGAAGGCCTGGCGGCGCGGGGTGTCGCCTGGGAGCATTTCGCCGTCGCGGGCGAGCCCGGTCCCGATCTGGTCGACGAGGCGGCGGCGCGTTTCCGGGGTGCCGGCATCGAGGTGGTGCTGGGCATCGGCGGCGGCAGCGCCCTGGACGCCGCCAAGGCCATCGCCGGGTTGATTCCGGTCGGCCGGTCGGTGATGGACTACCTGGAGGGCGTGGGGCCGGAACTGCCCTACGAAGGTCCGGCGCTGCCCTTCGTTGCGGCTCCTACCACGGCGGGCACGGGCAGCGAGGCGACCAGGAACGCGGTATTGGGACGCCAGGGACCCCAGGGCTTCAAGAAATCCTTCCGTCACGACAGCCTGGTGGCGCGGGTGGCCGTGGTCGATCCCACGCTTCTTGCCACTTGCCCGCCCGCGGTTCTGGCTGCGGACGGCATGGATGCCTTTACCCAGTTGCTGGAGTCCTACGTCTCCCTGAAGGCCAGTCCCTTCACCGACGCCTTGGTCTGGTCGGGCCTGCAGGCCTTTGCCGAGGGCTTCTTCCCGGTGTGGGAAGGTGGGGAAGGGCGGGCCGAAGGGCGGCGCCGGCTGGCCTACGCCTCCCTGGTGTCGGGGATCGCCCTGGCCCAGACCGGTTTGGGCTCGGTACATGGCATGGCACCGGCCCTTGGCTCCCTGTTCGGCATTTCCCACGGCTTGGCCTGCGGCACCCTGGTGGCGGAAGCCACCGACGTGAATATCGCCGCCTTGGCCGTCAGGAATCCCGCAAGCCCGGCACTCGGGAAATATGCGGCGGTGGGACGGCTGCTGGCGGGGAAGCCAGGAGCCGACGACGCGGAGGCCCGCCGTCGGCTGGTCTGGATTCTGCGCGAGTGGACGGACCGCCTGGAGTTGGCGCGTCTGGGGGAATTTGCGGTCGGGGAGCCGGATTTCCCGCGCATCGCCGCCGGCAGTCGCGGCAGTTCGATGAAGACGAACCCACTGGTCCTCGACGACGCCGAGATCGTCGAAGTGCTACGACGGCGCCTTTAG
- a CDS encoding cold-shock protein, with product MATGTVKWYNPTKRFGFIQPADGGRDVFVHVSAVQAAGLQGLDEGQKIQFDLAQGPQGKASAVNLVLAD from the coding sequence ATGGCTACCGGCACCGTCAAGTGGTACAATCCGACCAAGCGCTTCGGCTTCATCCAGCCCGCCGACGGCGGGAGAGATGTGTTCGTGCACGTTTCCGCCGTGCAGGCGGCCGGCCTGCAAGGCCTCGACGAAGGTCAGAAGATCCAATTCGACTTGGCCCAAGGTCCGCAGGGCAAGGCCTCGGCCGTGAATCTCGTCCTGGCGGATTGA
- a CDS encoding helix-turn-helix domain-containing protein, whose protein sequence is MLGLSQQQMAELIGVTYQQTHKYERGINRISAGRLFEIAQVLKVQVGYFFEGLDGSGTAEAELPLRQRMCLELARNFVQISNERHQEALSQMVRALAEPQR, encoded by the coding sequence ATGCTGGGGCTCAGCCAGCAGCAGATGGCCGAGTTGATCGGCGTCACCTACCAGCAAACCCACAAGTACGAACGCGGGATCAACCGCATCTCGGCGGGGCGTCTGTTCGAGATCGCCCAGGTCCTGAAGGTTCAAGTGGGCTATTTCTTCGAAGGGTTGGACGGGAGCGGCACCGCCGAGGCTGAGTTGCCGCTGCGCCAACGCATGTGCCTGGAATTGGCCAGGAATTTCGTCCAGATATCCAACGAGCGCCACCAGGAGGCTTTAAGCCAAATGGTCCGCGCCTTGGCCGAGCCGCAGCGATAG
- the dmeF gene encoding CDF family Co(II)/Ni(II) efflux transporter DmeF produces MHIHSLDDWRHEHVFIDRNQARGERRAYWVIALTVAMMAVEIASGWLFNSIALLADGWHMASHAAALCITVFAYGFARRHLHDKTYTFGTGKVGVLGGYSSAVVLGIVALIMAWESVGRLFAPLTIEFDEAISVAALGLLVNLTSAWLLNQEDDHDHHDQHGHGHGHGHGHDHDHNLRAAFLHVMADAVTSVLAIVALLAGKIAGWVWMDPVMGLVGALVIGHWTYGLLRDTGRILLDGAAGKEVQETIRTIVEADADNRITDLHVWWVGAGHLAAVISVVTHFPRSADHYRNLLDSVPNLVHVNVEVIHCPGEPCIIPIPGDESGHPA; encoded by the coding sequence ATGCATATCCACTCTCTGGACGACTGGCGTCACGAGCACGTCTTCATCGACAGGAACCAGGCCCGCGGCGAGCGGCGGGCTTATTGGGTGATCGCCCTGACCGTGGCGATGATGGCGGTCGAGATCGCCTCCGGGTGGCTTTTCAATTCCATTGCGCTGCTGGCCGACGGCTGGCACATGGCGAGCCATGCGGCGGCCTTGTGCATCACCGTGTTCGCCTACGGGTTCGCCCGCCGCCATCTGCACGACAAGACCTATACGTTTGGAACCGGGAAGGTCGGAGTTCTGGGCGGCTACTCCAGCGCGGTCGTACTCGGGATCGTCGCCTTGATAATGGCCTGGGAATCCGTGGGACGCCTCTTCGCCCCTTTGACCATTGAATTCGACGAAGCCATATCGGTTGCGGCTCTGGGTCTCCTGGTCAATCTGACGAGCGCCTGGCTCCTCAACCAAGAAGACGACCATGACCACCACGACCAGCATGGTCATGGTCATGGTCATGGTCATGGTCACGACCATGACCACAACCTCCGTGCCGCATTCCTGCATGTCATGGCGGACGCCGTAACATCGGTATTGGCGATCGTGGCTCTGCTGGCCGGAAAGATCGCGGGCTGGGTATGGATGGACCCCGTCATGGGACTCGTGGGGGCCCTGGTCATCGGGCATTGGACCTACGGACTCCTGAGAGACACGGGCCGAATCCTTCTCGATGGCGCGGCCGGCAAGGAAGTCCAGGAAACCATTCGCACCATCGTCGAGGCGGACGCGGACAATCGGATAACGGACCTTCATGTCTGGTGGGTGGGGGCCGGTCACCTGGCCGCCGTTATTTCCGTTGTCACCCATTTCCCGAGGAGCGCCGATCACTACAGGAACCTTCTGGACAGCGTTCCAAACCTCGTCCATGTGAATGTGGAAGTCATCCACTGCCCGGGCGAACCTTGCATCATCCCCATCCCAGGCGACGAGTCCGGGCATCCGGCGTGA
- the phaR gene encoding polyhydroxyalkanoate synthesis repressor PhaR, with protein sequence MADKPEGEKKPITIKKYANRRLYNTATSSYVTLDHLAQMVKDGTDFVVHDAKTGEDITRSVLTHIIVEEESKGGQNLLPIGFLRHLISFYGDSLQALVPRYLEYSMYSFTRNQEQMRQYMRETLDGFMPFGQYEEMGKQNMALFESAIKMFAPFYPAGEGRPKGDETGKSAPDADLGELKDRLNQMQRQLDQLTKGTR encoded by the coding sequence ATGGCCGACAAGCCCGAAGGCGAAAAGAAGCCGATCACCATCAAGAAATACGCCAACCGCCGTCTCTACAACACGGCGACCAGCAGCTACGTGACGCTGGACCATTTGGCGCAGATGGTGAAAGACGGTACCGATTTCGTCGTGCACGACGCCAAGACGGGCGAGGACATCACCCGTTCCGTCCTCACCCACATCATCGTCGAAGAGGAATCGAAGGGCGGCCAGAACCTGCTGCCCATCGGCTTTTTGCGCCACCTTATCAGCTTCTACGGCGACAGCCTCCAGGCCTTGGTGCCCCGCTACCTCGAATACAGCATGTACTCGTTCACCCGGAACCAGGAGCAGATGCGCCAGTACATGCGCGAAACCCTGGACGGCTTCATGCCTTTCGGCCAGTACGAGGAAATGGGCAAGCAGAACATGGCTCTGTTCGAAAGCGCCATCAAGATGTTCGCCCCCTTCTACCCGGCCGGGGAAGGCCGTCCCAAGGGCGACGAGACGGGCAAGAGCGCGCCCGATGCGGACCTGGGCGAACTGAAGGACCGCCTCAACCAGATGCAGCGGCAACTGGATCAACTCACCAAGGGAACACGCTAG
- a CDS encoding alpha/beta fold hydrolase, producing the protein MLRQHRLPAPRPLPLHMAVLTLTWMVSRAALPLSSAVSPSWRPDLREAAANLQQNLQNLGASPEAFARAVEAEAFRRLEAFAAGAVAFNHARPHRPAEPSVAWAEGTTRLLDYGRGGGGIPLLVVPSLVNRAYVLDLTGRRSLMRWLARRGFRPFLVDWGAPGEAERAFTLTDYIAGRLDRALDAVLAATGRPVGLVGYCMGGMLALPLAQRRPAAVAAFAALATPWDFHAVDAGRRRVLQALAPGVRRVVEDQGLMPVDVLQAMFASLDPYQTPRKFQAFAGWDKRSARAKAFVAVETWLNDGVPLAGPVAVEALLGWYLDNTPARGEWLVAGRPVRPAEVRCPSLVVVPGRDIIVPPDSALALAKALPGADCRVLDGGHVGMVVGSRAIEELYRPLASWLRHAAAASPVPGKGFAVRNNIRIV; encoded by the coding sequence ATGCTGCGTCAGCACCGGCTTCCGGCGCCGCGTCCGCTGCCCCTGCACATGGCGGTTCTGACCTTGACCTGGATGGTCTCGCGCGCCGCCTTGCCGCTCTCGAGCGCCGTGTCGCCGAGTTGGAGGCCGGACCTGCGGGAGGCCGCCGCAAACCTGCAGCAAAACCTGCAAAATCTCGGCGCGAGCCCTGAGGCCTTCGCCCGGGCCGTCGAGGCCGAGGCCTTCCGCCGGCTGGAAGCCTTCGCCGCCGGGGCGGTGGCCTTCAACCACGCCAGACCGCACCGGCCGGCCGAACCGTCCGTCGCCTGGGCGGAAGGGACGACGCGCCTGTTGGATTATGGCCGGGGCGGCGGCGGGATTCCTCTGCTGGTGGTTCCCTCCCTGGTCAACCGGGCCTACGTGCTGGACCTTACGGGCCGGCGTAGTCTGATGCGCTGGCTGGCGCGGCGGGGTTTCCGCCCCTTCCTGGTCGACTGGGGAGCGCCGGGAGAGGCGGAGCGGGCCTTCACCCTGACCGACTACATCGCCGGCCGCCTGGACCGGGCCCTGGACGCCGTCTTGGCTGCCACTGGCCGGCCGGTCGGCCTGGTCGGCTATTGCATGGGGGGCATGCTCGCCCTGCCGCTTGCCCAGCGCCGGCCCGCAGCGGTCGCGGCCTTCGCTGCCCTGGCCACTCCCTGGGACTTCCACGCGGTGGATGCAGGCCGGCGCCGTGTCTTGCAGGCCCTCGCCCCCGGCGTCCGGCGGGTCGTCGAGGACCAAGGGCTGATGCCTGTCGATGTCCTGCAGGCCATGTTCGCCAGCCTCGATCCCTACCAGACGCCGCGCAAGTTCCAGGCCTTTGCCGGCTGGGACAAGCGCAGCGCGCGGGCCAAGGCCTTCGTCGCCGTCGAGACTTGGCTCAACGACGGGGTGCCGCTAGCCGGTCCGGTGGCGGTCGAGGCGCTGCTGGGCTGGTATCTGGACAACACCCCGGCGCGGGGCGAATGGCTCGTCGCAGGCCGTCCCGTGCGGCCGGCCGAGGTGCGCTGCCCCTCCCTGGTCGTGGTGCCGGGCCGGGACATCATCGTGCCCCCCGATTCGGCCCTTGCCCTGGCGAAGGCCCTGCCGGGAGCGGATTGCCGGGTGCTCGACGGCGGCCACGTGGGCATGGTTGTCGGGAGCAGGGCCATCGAGGAACTCTATCGCCCCCTGGCGTCCTGGCTGCGCCATGCGGCTGCCGCAAGCCCGGTTCCCGGAAAGGGCTTTGCGGTTCGAAATAATATTCGTATAGTCTAA
- a CDS encoding hydrogenase expression/formation protein — MKERDAIPGGNPAPTFASQADTSSANAPSVLHQIRHALAVLLDGGGETTIDLKSLPFGPADLTALQAALGEGEVEASVRAFGESRLRETGVPGVWTVEHLGPAGEVRARFVEVTFMPALLRADPADVQDGLRRLADRLADGEDAPVPTLDERKPS, encoded by the coding sequence ATGAAGGAGCGTGACGCCATCCCAGGGGGGAACCCCGCTCCGACCTTCGCTTCCCAGGCGGATACGTCTTCCGCCAACGCTCCTTCCGTGCTTCATCAGATTCGCCACGCGCTCGCGGTCCTGCTCGACGGGGGCGGGGAGACGACCATCGATCTCAAGTCCCTGCCATTCGGCCCCGCCGACCTGACGGCCCTGCAGGCCGCGTTGGGCGAGGGCGAGGTCGAGGCCTCCGTTCGGGCCTTCGGCGAGAGCCGGTTGCGGGAAACGGGCGTTCCCGGAGTCTGGACGGTCGAACACCTGGGCCCGGCCGGCGAGGTGCGCGCGCGCTTCGTCGAAGTGACTTTCATGCCCGCCCTCCTGCGGGCCGACCCGGCGGACGTCCAGGACGGTCTCCGGCGTCTGGCCGACCGCCTCGCCGACGGCGAGGACGCGCCGGTCCCCACCCTTGATGAGAGGAAACCGTCATGA
- a CDS encoding hydrogenase small subunit, with protein MRDRPTLGEVMRAHGVSRRGFNRYCAMLASALALPPAMVPRIAEALEKTKRPSVIWLSFQECTGCTESLARSHAPTVEDLIFNHISLDYHHTLQAAAGAAAEKAREQAMHDNMGNYLLVVDGSVPLGNPGYSTIAGISNKDMLEEAAKGAVAIVAVGTCASYGGVGAAKPNPTGAVGVSEIVKNKPIINVPGCPPIPVVITGVIAHYLTFGTIPELDSIGRPKVFYAESIHDRCYRRPFYDRGQFAGGFDDEGARKGWCLFKLGCKGPITQNVCATVKWNNGTSFPIQSGHPCLGCSQPNFWDAGGFYKTVGIPTVDATGLAVAAVAVGAAAGVGVGALNKAKKARAKAAHQPLTLADLEDGK; from the coding sequence ATGAGGGATAGACCCACCCTGGGCGAGGTGATGCGGGCCCACGGCGTCAGCCGGCGCGGCTTCAACCGCTACTGCGCCATGCTCGCCTCGGCCCTGGCATTGCCGCCCGCCATGGTGCCGCGCATCGCCGAAGCCCTGGAAAAGACGAAGCGGCCATCGGTGATCTGGCTATCGTTCCAGGAATGCACGGGCTGCACGGAATCGCTCGCCCGGTCCCATGCGCCGACGGTCGAAGACCTGATCTTCAACCACATCTCGCTCGACTACCACCACACCTTGCAGGCGGCCGCCGGCGCTGCCGCCGAAAAGGCGCGCGAGCAGGCCATGCACGACAACATGGGCAACTACCTGCTGGTGGTCGACGGCTCTGTGCCCTTGGGCAATCCCGGCTATTCGACCATCGCCGGCATCAGCAACAAGGACATGCTGGAGGAAGCGGCGAAAGGCGCCGTCGCCATCGTGGCGGTGGGCACCTGCGCTTCCTACGGCGGCGTGGGTGCGGCCAAGCCGAACCCCACGGGCGCGGTCGGCGTGTCGGAGATCGTCAAGAACAAGCCGATCATCAACGTGCCCGGCTGTCCGCCGATTCCGGTGGTCATCACCGGCGTGATCGCCCACTACCTGACCTTCGGGACCATCCCGGAACTGGATTCCATCGGCCGGCCGAAGGTGTTCTACGCCGAAAGCATCCACGACCGCTGCTACCGCCGCCCCTTCTACGATCGCGGCCAGTTCGCCGGCGGCTTCGACGACGAGGGCGCGCGCAAGGGCTGGTGCCTGTTCAAGCTGGGCTGCAAGGGCCCCATCACCCAGAACGTCTGCGCCACCGTGAAGTGGAACAACGGCACCAGCTTCCCCATCCAGTCCGGCCATCCCTGCCTGGGTTGCTCGCAGCCCAACTTCTGGGATGCCGGCGGCTTCTACAAGACGGTCGGCATCCCGACCGTGGACGCCACCGGCCTTGCGGTCGCGGCGGTCGCGGTGGGCGCGGCGGCCGGCGTGGGCGTGGGCGCGCTCAACAAGGCCAAGAAGGCCCGGGCCAAGGCGGCCCACCAGCCCCTTACCCTCGCGGATCTGGAGGACGGCAAATGA
- a CDS encoding (Fe-S)-binding protein yields MSKLTLERGLNNLKEAIDAPVASFFSSCVHCGLCAESCLFYTETGDPKYTPIYKLELMRRTWEREFTLLGRLRALVGLAKKVSDADLEEWERYVYDSCTMCGRCSLVCPVGNDIAYMIRRMRECMVASGHAPEALMGAAKRALTFNSPMGDLLPALQADIRNAEAETGIKVPIDKQGADYMVILSAQETAEFPEIIGAMARIFKHAGVSWTIPTEGFEATNVGLQIGSGDVARSLVTRIVDKAESLGVKYVISPECGHAYQALRWEGPNLIGRPFKFEVIHIIELLDKLRREGRLKTAGKHNAKVTFHDPCQLSRRGGILGEPRALMNMVCDNFVEMEDPGGWNWCCGGGGGVGANPRADDLRLTVFRRKKRQLDDVRPDAVVTMCAYCHHTLENGLEEYKMDMEIKSLTELIAEYLPDDPDEAEPEPVAEESKPKAARARKPKAAKSGGEE; encoded by the coding sequence ATGAGCAAGCTCACCCTCGAACGGGGCCTCAACAACCTGAAGGAAGCCATCGACGCCCCGGTCGCGTCGTTCTTTTCCAGCTGCGTGCATTGCGGTCTCTGCGCCGAGTCCTGCCTGTTCTACACCGAGACCGGCGATCCCAAGTACACGCCCATCTACAAGCTGGAACTCATGCGCCGCACCTGGGAGCGCGAGTTCACCCTGCTGGGCCGCCTGCGCGCCCTGGTCGGCTTGGCCAAGAAGGTCAGCGACGCGGACCTGGAGGAGTGGGAGCGCTACGTCTACGACTCCTGCACCATGTGCGGGCGCTGTTCGCTGGTCTGCCCGGTGGGCAACGACATCGCCTACATGATCCGGCGCATGCGCGAATGCATGGTGGCGTCCGGCCACGCCCCGGAGGCGCTGATGGGCGCCGCCAAGCGGGCGCTCACCTTCAACAGCCCGATGGGCGACCTGCTGCCGGCGCTTCAAGCCGACATCCGCAACGCGGAAGCCGAAACCGGCATCAAGGTTCCCATCGACAAGCAAGGCGCCGACTACATGGTCATCCTGTCGGCCCAGGAAACCGCCGAATTCCCGGAGATCATCGGGGCGATGGCTCGGATCTTCAAGCATGCCGGCGTGTCCTGGACCATTCCGACGGAAGGCTTCGAGGCCACCAACGTGGGCCTGCAGATCGGTTCCGGCGATGTCGCCCGCAGTTTGGTGACCCGCATCGTCGACAAGGCCGAGTCCTTAGGCGTCAAGTACGTCATCAGCCCCGAATGCGGCCATGCCTACCAGGCCTTGCGCTGGGAGGGCCCCAACCTGATCGGGCGGCCCTTCAAGTTCGAAGTCATCCACATCATCGAACTGCTGGACAAGCTGCGCCGCGAGGGACGTCTGAAGACAGCCGGCAAGCACAATGCCAAGGTCACCTTCCACGATCCCTGCCAGTTGAGCCGCCGGGGCGGCATCCTGGGCGAGCCGCGGGCCCTGATGAACATGGTCTGCGACAACTTCGTCGAGATGGAGGACCCGGGCGGCTGGAACTGGTGTTGCGGCGGCGGCGGCGGCGTCGGGGCCAATCCCCGGGCCGACGATCTTCGGCTCACGGTTTTCCGGCGCAAGAAGCGTCAGTTGGACGACGTCCGGCCCGACGCGGTGGTCACCATGTGCGCCTATTGCCATCACACCCTCGAGAACGGCCTCGAGGAGTACAAGATGGACATGGAGATCAAGAGCCTTACCGAACTGATCGCCGAATACCTGCCCGACGATCCGGACGAAGCCGAGCCCGAGCCGGTTGCCGAGGAATCCAAGCCCAAGGCTGCCCGCGCGCGGAAGCCCAAGGCCGCCAAGAGCGGAGGTGAAGAATAA
- a CDS encoding nickel-dependent hydrogenase large subunit, which yields MSKRLVIDPITRIEGHLRIEARMNGGTIAEAWSSGTMVRGIERILKGRDPRDAWAFTQRFCGVCTLVHGIASVRAVEDALKYPIPKNAQLIRNLMIAAQYVHDHVMHFYHLHALDWVDVVSALSADPKKTSELAQSISPYAKSSAGHFRDVKAKLKTFVDQGQLGIFANGYWGHPAYKLPAEANLMAVAHYLDALEWQRDVVDLHAIFGGKNPHPNFLVGGVPCAINLNSDSALNAERLSKVGSVIDKMAMFVDQVYVPDTLAIAGFYKDWATQGEGLGNFMTYGEFPSGPRMDGLAIPAGVILDRDVTKIHPVDLNADSEIEEFISRSWYDYTGGKDKGLHPYKGETNIAYSGPKPPFEELDVDKSYTFLKAPRWKGKPVEVGPLARVLMLYASGHQQTKELVAHALKTLDLPVKGLFSTLGRTAARTLETKIILDTMKGWHKDLIANIKAGDVKTHNETLWDPSTWPKEARGAGFMEAPRGALGHWIVIKNGLIENFQAVVPSTWNAGPRDPKGQPGAYEAALAGHKLAKADQPIEVLRTIHSFDPCIACAVHLTDTDGSELFNVKVR from the coding sequence ATGAGCAAGCGCCTGGTCATCGACCCGATCACCCGCATCGAGGGTCACCTGCGCATCGAAGCCCGCATGAACGGCGGGACCATCGCCGAGGCCTGGTCCTCGGGCACCATGGTGCGCGGCATCGAACGCATCCTCAAGGGGCGCGACCCCCGCGACGCCTGGGCCTTCACCCAGCGGTTCTGCGGCGTCTGCACCCTGGTGCACGGCATCGCCAGCGTGCGTGCCGTGGAGGATGCCCTCAAGTACCCCATCCCGAAGAACGCCCAGCTCATCCGCAACCTGATGATCGCGGCGCAGTACGTGCACGACCACGTCATGCACTTCTACCACCTGCACGCGCTGGACTGGGTGGATGTGGTCTCGGCACTGTCGGCCGATCCGAAGAAGACCTCGGAACTGGCCCAATCGATCAGCCCTTACGCCAAGTCCTCGGCCGGGCACTTCCGGGACGTGAAGGCCAAGCTGAAGACGTTCGTCGACCAGGGCCAGTTGGGCATCTTCGCCAACGGCTACTGGGGCCATCCGGCCTACAAGCTGCCGGCGGAAGCCAACCTGATGGCGGTCGCCCACTACCTGGATGCCTTGGAATGGCAACGTGACGTGGTCGATCTGCACGCCATCTTCGGAGGCAAGAATCCCCACCCGAACTTCCTGGTCGGCGGCGTGCCCTGCGCGATCAACCTGAATTCGGATTCGGCATTGAACGCCGAACGCCTGTCCAAGGTGGGATCGGTGATCGACAAGATGGCGATGTTCGTCGATCAGGTCTACGTCCCCGACACCCTGGCCATCGCCGGCTTCTACAAGGACTGGGCGACCCAGGGCGAGGGGCTGGGCAACTTCATGACCTACGGCGAGTTCCCCAGCGGCCCGCGCATGGACGGCCTCGCCATTCCGGCCGGGGTGATCCTGGATCGCGACGTCACCAAGATCCATCCCGTCGACCTCAATGCCGACAGCGAGATCGAGGAATTCATCTCGCGGTCCTGGTACGACTACACGGGTGGCAAGGACAAGGGCCTGCACCCCTACAAGGGCGAGACCAACATCGCCTACAGCGGCCCCAAGCCGCCTTTCGAGGAGTTGGATGTCGACAAGAGCTACACCTTCCTCAAGGCGCCGCGCTGGAAGGGCAAGCCGGTCGAGGTGGGCCCGCTGGCCCGTGTGCTGATGCTCTACGCCAGCGGCCACCAGCAGACCAAGGAACTGGTCGCCCACGCGCTCAAGACCCTGGACCTGCCCGTCAAGGGCCTGTTCTCCACCCTGGGCCGTACCGCGGCCCGCACCCTGGAGACCAAGATCATCCTGGATACGATGAAGGGCTGGCACAAGGATCTGATCGCCAACATCAAGGCGGGCGACGTGAAAACCCACAACGAGACCCTCTGGGACCCGTCCACTTGGCCCAAGGAAGCTCGGGGCGCCGGATTCATGGAGGCCCCGCGCGGCGCTCTGGGCCACTGGATCGTCATCAAGAACGGCCTGATCGAAAACTTCCAGGCCGTCGTTCCCAGCACCTGGAACGCCGGCCCGCGCGACCCGAAGGGGCAGCCGGGCGCCTACGAGGCGGCGCTGGCCGGCCACAAGCTCGCCAAGGCCGATCAGCCCATCGAAGTGCTGCGCACCATCCACAGCTTCGACCCCTGTATCGCCTGCGCAGTCCATCTGACCGACACCGATGGAAGCGAGTTGTTCAACGTCAAAGTACGCTAG